In Cardinium endosymbiont of Dermatophagoides farinae, the sequence TAAATATATTCAGACCTTCTGCAAAACTTATTGCTAAATGGCAATTTTGGTGTCGAAGCTTGTCTATGCTCCTCAAATACATTTAGTATTCTGCGGTGCTCGACTGTGCTTCTCCTAAAAACTGCTGATCACAAATAGGTTTTGCAGAAGATCTCTTGTAATACAGCTAAAAAATACCTAAACCTGTGCTTTCCAATCGCTCAGTAGAAGCCCTACAAGGTAGGGATACCACTGTTGGTATGCCAACTTGAGCCCTAGGTTTGTAGAATTAATTTTTCTATAAGCCATTAGATTTATCCTTAACATAATAATTATTCATACATGACCCTATTTCGTTTTATAAGCCGTGCAGCGCTGCACATTGGTGGCTGCCGTAGATTACTGCTATGGCATTTATTTTTATGTTTTATATATGTTTCATGTAGTATGCAAATGAAGCATGGGGCAACGAAATCTCAAAACAGTTACTCGGAACAAACTGATACTCAAAATATAACAAAAAATGAATTTGATGATGCAGATAAAGTGCTTAAAATATATAAAGGTACAGAATTGCACTTAACTTGCTTGAAGGGTGACTTGAAGCAATTAGAACGCCTATGCAAGGATAAGGACTTGATCCACAAGCAACTAAATTCGTATGCCACTTTCAACTATGTCCCTTTTCAACATCCCACTAATACCCCCTATCAATATGTCCCCTTGCATTTAGCAATAAAGAGTGGGAAACCGGAAATTGTTGCCTTCTTGTTAACGATACCAGGTATTAATGTAAAGGCACCAGTTGAATCTTTATATTATGGTCCAACTCATGTTACTGCTCTGCATTTAGCTATACATAAGTTTCTTCAATCTCGAGGCAAAGATTTGGTTGATAAAATATTTAAAAGACCGTCTGAAAAACGCAACTACATGAACATAATCAAGCTGTTTGTGCAACCTAAAAACAAGAAGAATAGAATAGTGAGATAGCTCCTCCTTCCGATTGCGCAACTTCAGCGGGTGATAAGAGATATAAGTTTCTACAACATGTCCTATCTCAAGGCAATGTAAATCATCCTAGTCTCTTAAATGTACTAATCGAAAGAAACGATCCAGTAATATTGGAATCGACGTTGCTACATTATAATAATGGACATTACTATAAAGAGCTTAATAGACAAGATCAAAATGGTCATATACCCTTTGATTTAGCACTCATGCAATCTAGAGAAGCACTAGAATCCAAGTCGCAAGAGAATGCAAAAAAATATTTAAAATTTTATTTGACTTTTTTGTAGGGGTCTACCAAATCAAATAATAAAACTAATAAAACCAAAGGAAAGAAAAGAGCTATATGAAAATGAATACAAAAATGAATGTCTTATATGTAAAGAAGTATTATGCTCTGTACAGTACGTAAATACAGAGGATATAGTGGAGGCAACATGTTGCAAAAAACACTTCCATATATCGTGTTTGTGCAGGTCATACTGCAGCAACAATCCCAGTTCATCCAACTGCCCTCATTGTAGAACTCCTCTTTAAATCAAGATTGTTATCTACAATTAGTTTCTACCACTATATATAAAAACCCACTAGCGATGCTCCTTTTTTAGGGAGCATCGTTTTCCTTTCATGATGTTATTACAGCTATAACTGAATACTATTTAAAAAAAATGGGAAGCATCCAAAAGGGGAATACAAATTCCTTACTTGCTAACGCTGGGCTTTTTAAGCCATTGAACGCTTAACTAAACTACATGAATAGCATCAAAAAACATTTTTTAACCTATTGCAAATTATCGATTATTCTGTTTGGTTGCATGACGTTTAGCGCTTGCCTCTTCGAAAAGAACAACACGCAGGCTTATCGATCAACACCAAACAACTCACTAGCCGACCAGAACAAGATTAAAGAGCTCAACACAAAAATTGAAAAACTAATCCAGAGCTCCCAGGGGCTAGAAACGCGAGTCCAACAATTGGAACAACAAGTCCAACAACAAGCCCATGGAATAAAGGGACCAACCTATACAATCCAAAAACCTGTAGAAACCAAGGCAGCAACCAATAGATTGATCCAACAACTCAATAAAGTAGAGCAAAAAGTTGCGAAACTTGAGAAAGAATTCGATATAAAGATAATTGAGAAATGTATTAATGAGAACGATCAAAGAATTAATGAACTAGTGCAAAAACAAGACAACAACATCAAGGAAATATCCCAAAAAATCAAAAACCTACAGGACGAAGCTGGTAAGCAAGTCAAGGAAAAAATCGATGAAATGCAAAAACAACTCAAGGAACTAGTGCAAGAATTCATGGAGTTCATGGAGTTCATGAAACTATCCAATATGGATATAATTAAGGAATGTGTTAATGAGAACGATCAAAGAATTAATAAACTAGCGCAAAAACAAGACAACAACACCAAGGAAACATCCCAAAAAATCAAAAACCTACAGGACGAAATTAGTAAGCAAGTCAAGCCAAAAGTCGATGAAATGCAAAAACAACTCAAGGAAGCAGAGCAAAAAACCCTGAAATTTCAGGAATATATTGATGATAATGAACAAAAAATTAATGAACTAAAACAAGACAGCAACATCAAGGAAACACTCCAGGAAATCAAAAACCTACAGCAGGAATTTGGTAAGCAAGTCAAGGAAATGCAGAAACAACTCAAGGAAGTAGCGCAAGCAATCCTGAATTTTCAGGAAAAATTCGATGAAATTAAGAAATCTATTAATACTCAAGAAACAGCCTGTAAAGTAGTGCAAAATGAAAACGATAAAATCAAAATAGAAGTCAATGAACTTAAAAAACAACTCCAGGACTTCAAAACAACAGTTAAGAACATTAAAAAACAAGGACCTAGTACACATTCTCATATTAATCAGGACATAATCAAAAACCTAGAAGAAGAAATCAAGTCCATAGCTGATAAAATCAATGACATATACAAGAAAATCGATGGCTTTAATACACTCAAATCAGAAGTCGATAACTTTAAGGAACAACTTGAGAAAATAACACAACAATTTCATGCAATCAACAAAGAAAACATTCCTACATCACCAGAAAAACCAGCTGATGAACTAGACCAGAATAAAACCTTAGATCAAATTCAAAAACTGCGTCAGGAACTTGGTGATTCAATAAATGAACTGAGCAATAACAACAATGATCTGTTTGATCAACTAAAAAATAGCATCACAACAGAATTCAATAAGTTAGAGGAAGCATACACTCAACTCAAGTCAAAGCTTGAAGATAATATTAATAGTCAATCTGACCGCTATATTATCAATCAAAAAATCTTAGAATCAGTCAAGGGCATAGCAGAAAAAATAGAAAGCAAAAAAAATAAGAACGAAATAGAAAGAATAAGAACACGCTTACAGAGGATAAAGGATACAGATTTTAGTAAAAATGAAGCATACAAAGAAATAATCAAAAACCTAAAAAAAATAAAAGAACTAAACAAAGACAAAAATTTAGAGGATATAGTAAAAAATACACTAAATAAACAAGTAGGCCAAACACTAATACAAGAAATTGAAGATCTTCTACTGAAGGATACATCATTCAATGACTTACTAGAAAAATCTGAAGCAATAAGCATAGCCACATCACCGGAAATAGTTAAAAAAGTAGTCGAAGAGATAAGACAAAAAGAGATAACAAAAAGTCTAATAGATTCCCTAAGTAATAAACTACTACAGGAACTAAGTTTGAACGAAATTGTTCAAACATATTTGGAAACGAAAGACGATATACTAAACAATTTCCCGTCAAAAGCAGTAAAAGAGAAAATAGAAAAGACAAAGGAACAAAAAAACAAATAAAATAGTAGAAAAGATACTAAAACAAATCCAGAGCAAAACAACGAAAACAAAACTTATGGAAGAAATAGAAAAAAATCAGAGTATAAAGCATAGTATAGAAACGATACTGGAAAATAACATAAAAACCATACTAGCAACAGATCGCAAACCAAACCTACAGGAACATCTAAAGAATCGAGTAAAGCATCGAATAGAAAGACATCTAAACGAGGAAATATTAAAGGAATTCGCCCTAAAACTACCAGAAGAACAACGCCTGAACGCCTTACAGCAACTGAAACAGGAACTACAATAGCAAAAACAGGTTAGGTTTTTCCCTCTCCCAACACCCCTAAAAACATAACGCCATAAATATGTTATATTATCTGATAATCAATAAAATTATCCCATTAATAGCCATTATGATGTATACACACAAAATCAGCAAGATAAGTGGAAACCAAGGTAAGACCTTCTGCAAAACCTATTTCTAATGGCAATTTTGGTGTCGAAGCTTGTCTATGCTCCTCACATACATTTAGTATGCTGCAGTGCTCGACTGCGCTTCTCCTAAAAACTGCTGATCACAAATAAGTTTTGCAGAAGGTCTGTAGTTGCATAGGCGCATCACCAGATTATCCTTACAATTTTTTAATTTTAAGGTATCATCAGCTTAAATTGTAACTTATGCCTACAGACGCCATATCGCTTGAACCCAAACTTAGACGCGCCATACAACAGGCATTTCTAGCAAACTATCACTTAACTTTATCCGAAGCCGAATGCAGCTTACAAATTACCAGAAAAGAATTCCATGGCACCTTTTCACTTCCTGTATTTCCTTTTTGTAAAAGATGTAAGGCGCAACCGGCCGAATTGGCAGCAAAAATAGGCTGCTGGCTGCAAACCCATACCAATCTCATTGCCAGTTATAATGTGATCAATGGTTTTTTAAACCTTGTCATCCATGATGCCATCTGGATGGCTATTTTAAAATCCATTGCAGACCATCCAACCTATGGTCATTTGCCTACACAAAAACGCCATATAGTGGTAGAATTCTCATGCCCCAATACCAATAAACCCCAACACCTGGGCCATTTGCGCAATAACTTTTTAGGTAGCGCCTTGGCGGCTATCTTAGATACCGCTGGCTATAGCGTCAATAAAGTAAACCTGATCAATGACCGCGGCATCCATATTTGTAAGTCTATGGTTGCCTACCAACAGTTTGGCAACCATGAAACCCCAGCAAGCAGCGGTATAAAAGGCGACCACCTTGTGGGAAAATATTACGTCAAATTTGACCAGATATACAAAGCAGAACTGGCACTTAAAAAAAGTGAAGAAGAAACACCTCCTATTTTACAACAGGCACAAAAGATGTTGGTGAAATGGGAAAAAGGAGACCCTGCTGTAATGGATTTGTGGAAAAAAATGAATGGATGGGTCTATGATGGCTTCAACGTGACTTACGCCCAACTAGGCATTACCTTTGATAAAACCTATTATGAATCTGAGGCCTATCTGCTTGGTAAAACGATTGTAGAAGAGGGGTTGCAAAAAAAAATATTTTATAAAAGGGCAGATGGGGCCATTGCAGTTGATTTATCCAAAGCGGGTTTAGGGGAAAAAGTGCTGTTGCGCAGCGATGGAACTGCTGTCTACATCACACAAGACTTGGGTATAGCAGACCTCCGCTATGCAGATTACCATTTCGATCAAATGATCTATGTGGTAGGTAATGAACAAGCCTATCATTTTAAGGTTTTATTTGCCATCATGGCCCAATTGGATAGGCCATATGCCGCTTCTATGCACCATTTCCCCTATGGTATGGTGGATCTCCCCGATGGTAAAATGAAATCCAGAGAGGGAAATATAGTAGATGCCGATAACCTGATAGCAGAGATGATCGATACCACCAGCCACTATATGGGCAATAGCCATAAGACTGAAAGACTCACACAAAAGGAACTGCAAAAATTGCACCATACCCTAGCAATGGGTGCCTTAAAATTCTTCTTGCTACGGGTAGCACCTCAAAAAAGGATGTTGTTTAACCCTAATGAATCTATTGATTTTCAGGGAGATACAGGAACATTTATTCAATATACCTATGCTAGAATCTCTTCCCTAACAGGCAAGGCTAAAGCAGCTTGGGCTGTTGCATTGGATCCTCCAAGTGCTCCACTTAGCCAGTTGGAGCAGGCGCTTATCTTCCAACTCTATAGGCTACCAGAGGCCATAGCAGAGGCTGCTGCTACCTATATGCCCTCTGTAATCGCCAATTACGCTTTGGAATTGGCCAAAACCTATAACAGGTTCTATGCAAATTACCCGATATTGCGAGAGGCTGACCTTACCATAAGAAGCTTTAGGCTATTGCTTTCGACTTGCGTAGCTAGGGTGCTCAAAAAGAGCATGGGGCTTTTAACCATTGAGCTACCGGAGAAAATGTAATAGCCATTACCATACAATGGGTGCTTGGCCTGTGGCTACTAGATAGTCATTGGCCTTGCTAAAGTGTCTGTTTTGAAAAAATCCCCTATGCGCAGAGAGCGGAGAAGGATGGGCCGATTTGAGTATAAGATGTTGCCCGCCATCAATCAACCCCGCCTTCTGGCCAGCATAGCTCCCCCATAGCATAAATACCACTTGCTGTTTGCCTTTTGCAATCGCTTCTATCACTGCATTCGTAAAATGCTCCCAACCTTGGTTTTGATGCGATCCTGCCTGATGCGCTGCTACCGTTAAAGTGGCATTTAATAACAATACACCCTGTTTGGCCCAATGGTCTAATGAGCCAGATATCGGCTTTGGAATGCCTATATCTGCTTCTAGTTCTGCAAAAATATTCCGCAAAGAAGGCGGAAAAGAGATGCCTACAGGAACAGAAAATGCCAACCCATCTGCCTGCCCTGGGCCATGATAAGGATCTTGCCCTAAAATCACCACTTTTGTATTGCTAAAAGTAGAAAGATCAAAAGCCCTAAATATGTTTTTAGCTGCTGGATAGATGGTCCCACTTCGATAGGCTTCCTTTACATAATCCGTTAGCCTTTTGAAATAAGGTTTTTCAAACTCTAAGGCAAGTTTATCTTTCCAGGATGGTTCTATACGTACATTCATGCTTGCAAATATTAAATAGCCCTCTTTCGCTTTCGAAAGAGGGCTAAATCAATAGATAAGTTTATAAAAATTTTAACACAAATGTATTACTGTACAGCACATAGCTTAAATTATAAAAAACTTGACTGCATCAATTTCTTTTTATAAATTTAGTCTTATTGTACCTTATTCAGGGTTGAGCATTATTTAATGATAACATGAGACATTACGAAACAGTATTTATACTATCGCCAGTACTTTCTAACGATCAAATAAAGGCATCTATTGATAAGTATCGGTCTTTTTTAGTGGAGCGTAATGCAACCATAACATACGAGGAGGAGCTGGGTTTAAAGCCATTGGCTTACCAAATAAAGCATAAAAAAAGTGGGGTATACCACCTAATAGAATTTGCAGGCGATCCGGGCCTTATTAAGGAGTTAGAGGTTACCTATGCACGGGATGAAGAGGTTTTGCGTTTTTTAACCTTTGCTTTAGACAAGCATGCATTGGCACATAACATGGAAAGACGGTCGGAGCAAAAAGAATCTAAGAAAGCAGCAGCGGTATGACTTTAGTAAACGAATCGATACAAAAAAAAACAATCACTAAGAAGTTTTGTCGCTTTAAGCGGTATGGCATTAAATATGTCGACTATAAATGCGTTGAGTTTTTGATGAAGTTTCTCAATGAGCAGGGTAAAATACTGCCTAGGCGCATTAGTGGCAATAGTTTAAAATATCAAAAGAAAGTGGCTTGTGCGGTAAAGCGTGCTAGACAGCTTGCTTTGCTTCCTTATGTAGCGGATAACCTAAAATAGACCAAAATGGAAGTAATACTAAAGCGTGCATACAAAACATTAGGCAACAAAGGCGATACGGTTTTAGTTAAGGCTGGCTATGCCAGGAATTATCTAATTCCTCAAGGGCTTGCTGTTGTGGCCAATGAGGCGCATAAAAAGGTAGCGCTTGAAAATGCAAGGCAAGCAACACACAAAATGTTAAAGCTAAAAGCCAATGCTGAAGCGCTTTTACCGCTTTTAACAGCTGCAAAGGTGGTAGTGGCTGCAAAGGTAGGTGAAGGTGGTAAAATATTTGGTTCTGTCACGCCTTTGCAAATTGCTAAATCGCTTAAAGAGCAGGGGATTAGCCTAGACTATACTAAAATAACTATTGAAGTGCCTATTAAGCAAATAGGTACCTATCAAGCAGTATTGGCTTTACACGAAACAGTTGCTTATACATTGACTTTTGAGGTAGTTCCTGCTTAAAGGAGCTGCTATGATTTTGGGGCTTCATATGGCGTGTGAAAGGGGTTTGTTGCTAGGAACTCTTTTACAGTATCATTTTTTTGTTTTTTGTTTTTTTTGATAAAAGCTATAGGGGCCCCTTCCCCATTTTTTGCATTAAGGCCTGATGGTAGACCTTCTGCAAAACCTATTTGTGATCAGCAGTTTTTAGGAGAAACGCAGTCGCCAAAATACTAAATGTATTTGAGGAGCATAGACAAGTGCCAAAATTGCCATTTAGCAATAGGTTTTACAGAAGGTCTAGTGATGCTGCTGTTCAACTGATCAAACCGTAGCATCACAACCCTCCATCTATTAATCTGCACAGCATACCAAAACATGTGGCGGTAGCGCACTGTCTGCTATTTGCTGATAATCCATTCCATACTTTCTGCCATTGAAATGGGCTATAACTTTTCCTTTACCTTGTAACACAAAGGGGGCTATAAAAATAGCCTTAAAGGTAGTAATTTTTTGGTTAGCCAAACGTTTATACAATGCCTCCTTGGCAGCCCAATAGATGGCTAGCTGTTCAAGGCAATGATTGGCATTTTGCACTTCCTTGTTTGTTAAGAACCTTTCTTGTACCCTACGCAAAGTGGGTGTAACCATTTCTATATCAACACCTATGGGAACAACGGTAGATAGTGCTACAGCAGCTACATAACGGGTGTGGGTAAAGCTAATATGGAACCTACCATCGCCTAAAATAGGCTGGCCTTGCCCATTTTTAGAAAGCACTAAAATGGGTAAAGCTAATTTTTGTAGCAAATGGTAAAGCGCTACTCTTACCGCCAAAGACTGCCGGATCCTATCCGTAGAAGATAGATTGCTACTATGATAGTCAACTAAAAACTGGGGAGGTAGTTGCGAACGTAAGGTTGCTACACTTTCTTCAATCTTCCAAATAAGCAGGAAACTAGTAGCAGTATACGCCGAAAAACTATAAAAAGACATAAGGAGTTTTTTATCCTACTTTTTGCTTGATCAAAAAGTAAGCAAAAAATCAAGCGCCCTTGTTTGCGTGATAGCAATCCTATATGGCAAATGGATACTGACCCTCTAATCAGCTTTAAGAGTACACTTACCCATCACAACATTTTTCCAACCGCGCGTTTCTGATTGCTTTCCAGCGGCTCATTACATCTAAGCGGTAGATGCAGCATCTGCAAAACTTTTACGCATTGCTTCTACATCTAAACATTTAATAACAGGCATAAACATCAGACGCTTAATCGCAACTTTACGCTGTGCTGCTTTGATCTTATTTTTTCTTGCTTTACGCTGTAATCTAACGGGCATAATATTTAAATTTCTATACTTTCTGGTGGGCCCTGCAGGATTCGAACCTGCGGCCTTCTGTGTGTAAAACAGATGCTCTAACCAGCTGAGCTAAGGACCCAGGCTCAAATATAGCTATTTTCTTCTAAAAAAGCACTAGACCTTCTTCAAAACCTATTTGTGATCAGCAGTTTTTAGGAGAAGCGCAGTCGAGCACCGCAGCATACAAATGTATTTGAGGAGCATAGACCACAAAATTGCCATTTAGCAATAGATTTTGCAAAAGGTCTACCAAACGCATTATGTATTAGGAGCATTTAGGTGACTTCTCGGATGATAGGCCTGCATGATTTGTTTAAGATAGCTTCTATCTAGATGGGTATATATTTCAGTAGTAGTGATAGAAGCATGTCCCAACATTTCCTGTATGGCACGTAAATCTGCGCCTCCTTCTATTAAATGGGTCGCAAAAGAGTGTCTAAAGATATGAGGCCCAACTGCTACATCTACCTTAGCCTTTCTAGCAAGCGCCTGTACCATTAAAAAAATCATCACCCTGCTTAAGCCTCTTCCACGCCGGTTTAAAAAAAGGGTATCTAAATGCCCTGATTGTATAGGCATATGGCTGCGAACCTGCTGCACATAAAGTTTAATATGCTTTAAGGCTACTTCACCAATAGGTATCAGCCGCTCTTTATTGCCTTTGCCAATGACGCGTACAAAGCTTTCTTCGAAATAGATATGGCTTAACTTTAAAGCGATCAGCTCAGCAACACGCATGCCTGTACCATACAGCGTTTCCACAATGGCTCGATTTCGGACACCAATCGACGTAGAATGGTCTATAGCGCCAATGATCGCTTCAATTTCCGATACAGACAAAACAGATGGCAGATGTTGCCCTAACTGAGGATTTTCTATAAGCTTAGTAGGATCCTTAATGATGTGTTCACCTAACTGTAAAAACTTATAAAAAATACGTAGACCAGAAAGTATTCTTGATTGACTCGTAGCCTTCATGCCTACACGGCACAATACTCCTAAAAACTCTTCAATATGAATGGAATCAACTTTAGTTGGCGGAACTGCCCTGCCCCAAAAAAATTGGGCAAATTTGGTTACATCAGAAAGGTAAGCTACAATGGAGTGCTCAGCAAGCAAACGCTCTAAACGGAGATAGGCCTCAAATTCGTTCAAAAAATATTTCCATTCCTGCTCCATACTTAATTAAAGCTCCCCCTGCTGGACTCGAACCAGCGACCCTTTGATTAACAGTCAAATGCTCTAACCAACTGAGCTAAGGAGGACTATAAACAAGACCTTCTACAAAACCTATTTCTAATGGCAATTTTGGTGTCGAAGCTTGTCTATGCTCCTCAAATACATTTAGTATGCTGCGGTGCTCGACTGCGCTCCTCCTAAAAACTGCTGATCACAAATAGGTTTTGAAGAAGGTCTACAGTATAATTTTACCATTTTTTTCTTTCATAAACAACACTCGCCCCACCCTAGGTTAACTTTTTTATATTAAATTGCAGACAATTGAATAGTAATGAACGCAATAAAGTCTATAACATGATCGATTCTAAGGCTAGCAGCACCAGACAAGCACCCAGTTGGACCCAAAAATGTGCCATTGGGCTGATCAAGCTTTTAGGCTGGAAAGTTCACAACATCACCCATCCAATAGCCTGTAAAAAAGCAGTCTTAGTATTGGCACCACATACCAGTAATTGGGATTTTTTTTATGGCATGTTGTTTAAGCTTAGCCATCCAGATGTGCCGCTTAGGTTTGCCATAAAAAAGGAAGTAATGTTTTTTCCACTTTCCTGCTTAATGAAAATACTGGGGGCCATTCCAATAGACAGAAACAAAACAACGAAAAAAACCAATATGGTAGCTGTTATGGCAGAAATGTTTAGCCAAACAGAGCTACTGCTACTTGCCATTGCACCAGAAGGAACAAGAAGCTATGTAAAACGTTGGAAAACAGGTTTTTATAGGTTAGCCGAAGCAGCAAATGTTCCGATTATCTTAGGGTACATGAACTATGTTAAAAAGGAAATGGGATTAGGCCCAACCTTCCACCTGACAGGTAATATAGACAAGGATATAGCAGATATTCAAGATTTTTACCGAAAAATACCTGGTAAACATCCAGCACAAGGTGTGGTATAACATGACAATTTGACATTACTACAAGCATTTGGCAAAAAAATTGCATAAGTCTATAGCGTTGATATAAATCTTTTATATTTTGATAATAGACTGCTTTCGAAACTTAAGACCTTCTTCAAAACCTATTTGTGATCAGCAGTTTTTAGGAGAAGCGCAGTCGCCAGAATACTAAATGTATTTTGAGGAGCATAGACAAGCGCCAAAACTGCCATTTAGCAATAGGTTTTGCAGAAGGTCTATAGTTGTAACGAGGCCATCTCATCATTATTTTATACTATTATAAAGCATGAAGTTACAAGATACAGACACAAACAAAACAGGTTGCTGCAAAGAGCCAGTAAACCAAAACCAAGAAGGTTGTTGTAGCCAGGAGGCAACCATCAGCCAAACATGCTGCTGTACCGATGAGGAGGCAATGCCTCAACCATGCTGCTGTGGCCAGCAAGAGATAGATGCGCAAACAGGCTGTTGTAGCCAACAGGAAAAAGAGCCGCAGCCAGGTTGCTGTAAGTCAGCCGATCCATTAGATAGTGGGCATAAAGAAATGTTCACTTCTGATATAACTTCGTTGGAACAACTCCAAATGCTACTGATGGAAGCAAATGACAAGTATGTTCGTCTTTATGCTGAATTTGACAACTTTAAGAAGCGTGCTGCTAAAGAACGTATGGCCTTTACTGATAAAGCCAACGAGCAAACATTAAAAGAGCTGTTACCCATCGTAGATGATTTTGAGCGATGCATCACGGCGCTACAAGGCACACAAGGAGCAACCCAACACATTGAAGGCATCAAATTGATTTATGATAAATTATGTAGCGTCTTAAAAAGGTATGGTGTAAAAGAAATAGCCATAGAGCAGGGCAGTGCATTTAATGCAGATTTGCATGAAGCGATTATGCAGCAACCGGTAGATAATCTAGAGATGCAAGGGAAGATTGTAGCAGTAGTAGAAAAAGGATACTTGATCCATGAGTATGTATTGCGGTTTGCTAAAGTTATAATTGGAGTATAAATGGAAAAGGACTATTACAACGTGCTGGGTGTAGAACGTAGTGCCACTGCAGATGAGATTAAAAAAGCTTATCGCAAGGTAGCCATGCAATACCATCCTGATAAAAATCCAGGAAATAAAGCAGCAGAAGAGAAGTTTAAAGCTGCTACAGCAGCCTACGATGTGCTAAGCAACCCAGAGAAAAAGCATCAATATGATCAGTTTGGTACAACAGGGTTCCAAGGAGGAGCTGGTTCATATGGAGATGACTTTTTCGAGGGGGATTTAAATGACTTATTTCAGGATTCTCCTTTTAGTAGTTTTTTTGGTGGCGGCAGGAAAACGCGTCGGGCATCTAATTATGGCGAGGATTTACGGATCAAAATCAAACTAAACCTTAAAGAGATTGCACTAGGTGCAGAGAAAAAAGTAAAAGTAAAACGTTATACAAGTTGTGATACATGCGGCGGTAATGGGGCAGAAAATGGACTTGCTATAGAAAAATGTGGGCCATGTAAAGGGCATGGCGTGGTGCGTAAAACGACCCAAACCATGTTGGGCAACATGCTAACAGAGTCTACTTGTAACAGCTGTGGTGGAACGGGTAGTCGAATTAAAACGCCTTGTAGTGATTGCCATGGAGAAGGAAGAAAGTTTATAGATGATCTGATCACC encodes:
- a CDS encoding ankyrin repeat domain-containing protein → MKHGATKSQNSYSEQTDTQNITKNEFDDADKVLKIYKGTELHLTCLKGDLKQLERLCKDKDLIHKQLNSYATFNYVPFQHPTNTPYQYVPLHLAIKSGKPEIVAFLLTIPGINVKAPVESLYYGPTHVTALHLAIHKFLQSRGKDLVDKIFKRPSEKRNYMNIIKLFVQPKNKKNRIVR
- the argS gene encoding arginine--tRNA ligase, producing the protein MPTDAISLEPKLRRAIQQAFLANYHLTLSEAECSLQITRKEFHGTFSLPVFPFCKRCKAQPAELAAKIGCWLQTHTNLIASYNVINGFLNLVIHDAIWMAILKSIADHPTYGHLPTQKRHIVVEFSCPNTNKPQHLGHLRNNFLGSALAAILDTAGYSVNKVNLINDRGIHICKSMVAYQQFGNHETPASSGIKGDHLVGKYYVKFDQIYKAELALKKSEEETPPILQQAQKMLVKWEKGDPAVMDLWKKMNGWVYDGFNVTYAQLGITFDKTYYESEAYLLGKTIVEEGLQKKIFYKRADGAIAVDLSKAGLGEKVLLRSDGTAVYITQDLGIADLRYADYHFDQMIYVVGNEQAYHFKVLFAIMAQLDRPYAASMHHFPYGMVDLPDGKMKSREGNIVDADNLIAEMIDTTSHYMGNSHKTERLTQKELQKLHHTLAMGALKFFLLRVAPQKRMLFNPNESIDFQGDTGTFIQYTYARISSLTGKAKAAWAVALDPPSAPLSQLEQALIFQLYRLPEAIAEAAATYMPSVIANYALELAKTYNRFYANYPILREADLTIRSFRLLLSTCVARVLKKSMGLLTIELPEKM
- a CDS encoding uracil-DNA glycosylase: MNVRIEPSWKDKLALEFEKPYFKRLTDYVKEAYRSGTIYPAAKNIFRAFDLSTFSNTKVVILGQDPYHGPGQADGLAFSVPVGISFPPSLRNIFAELEADIGIPKPISGSLDHWAKQGVLLLNATLTVAAHQAGSHQNQGWEHFTNAVIEAIAKGKQQVVFMLWGSYAGQKAGLIDGGQHLILKSAHPSPLSAHRGFFQNRHFSKANDYLVATGQAPIVW
- the rpsF gene encoding 30S ribosomal protein S6 yields the protein MRHYETVFILSPVLSNDQIKASIDKYRSFLVERNATITYEEELGLKPLAYQIKHKKSGVYHLIEFAGDPGLIKELEVTYARDEEVLRFLTFALDKHALAHNMERRSEQKESKKAAAV
- the rpsR gene encoding 30S ribosomal protein S18, with product MTLVNESIQKKTITKKFCRFKRYGIKYVDYKCVEFLMKFLNEQGKILPRRISGNSLKYQKKVACAVKRARQLALLPYVADNLK
- the rplI gene encoding 50S ribosomal protein L9, which encodes MEVILKRAYKTLGNKGDTVLVKAGYARNYLIPQGLAVVANEAHKKVALENARQATHKMLKLKANAEALLPLLTAAKVVVAAKVGEGGKIFGSVTPLQIAKSLKEQGISLDYTKITIEVPIKQIGTYQAVLALHETVAYTLTFEVVPA
- a CDS encoding 4'-phosphopantetheinyl transferase family protein; translation: MSFYSFSAYTATSFLLIWKIEESVATLRSQLPPQFLVDYHSSNLSSTDRIRQSLAVRVALYHLLQKLALPILVLSKNGQGQPILGDGRFHISFTHTRYVAAVALSTVVPIGVDIEMVTPTLRRVQERFLTNKEVQNANHCLEQLAIYWAAKEALYKRLANQKITTFKAIFIAPFVLQGKGKVIAHFNGRKYGMDYQQIADSALPPHVLVCCAD
- a CDS encoding tyrosine recombinase; translation: MNEFEAYLRLERLLAEHSIVAYLSDVTKFAQFFWGRAVPPTKVDSIHIEEFLGVLCRVGMKATSQSRILSGLRIFYKFLQLGEHIIKDPTKLIENPQLGQHLPSVLSVSEIEAIIGAIDHSTSIGVRNRAIVETLYGTGMRVAELIALKLSHIYFEESFVRVIGKGNKERLIPIGEVALKHIKLYVQQVRSHMPIQSGHLDTLFLNRRGRGLSRVMIFLMVQALARKAKVDVAVGPHIFRHSFATHLIEGGADLRAIQEMLGHASITTTEIYTHLDRSYLKQIMQAYHPRSHLNAPNT
- a CDS encoding 1-acyl-sn-glycerol-3-phosphate acyltransferase, which encodes MIDSKASSTRQAPSWTQKCAIGLIKLLGWKVHNITHPIACKKAVLVLAPHTSNWDFFYGMLFKLSHPDVPLRFAIKKEVMFFPLSCLMKILGAIPIDRNKTTKKTNMVAVMAEMFSQTELLLLAIAPEGTRSYVKRWKTGFYRLAEAANVPIILGYMNYVKKEMGLGPTFHLTGNIDKDIADIQDFYRKIPGKHPAQGVV